One stretch of Orcinus orca chromosome 15, mOrcOrc1.1, whole genome shotgun sequence DNA includes these proteins:
- the FAM222A gene encoding protein FAM222A isoform X2 has protein sequence MHSSRYPSPAELDAYAEKVANSPLSIKIFPSNIRVPQHKHLSRTVNGYDTSGQRYSPYPPHTAGYQGLLAVVKAAVTSSGVAAPPGLTKSVLKSAEGKRTKLSPAAVQVGIAPYPAPSTLGSLAYPKPPEAPAPPPGLPAAAATAASVIPLPGRGLPLPPSNLPSIHSILYQLNQQCQAPGAAPAACQAVAVPHPSPAKHGPVPSFPSLAYPATAGPPDCRKGAELGQGSTPALTLAGATKPTGYADGGLDYLLWPQKPPPPPPPQPLRAYSGGTVASKSPEACGGRAYERAGGSPVNCGVGLPTSFTVGQYFAAPWNSVLVTPTSDCYNPAAAAVAVTELGPGAARELAGPPAETLSGLPSKSVCNTAVLSSSLQSLEYLINDIRPPCIKEQMLGKGYETVAVPRLLDHQHAHIRLPVYR, from the coding sequence ATGCATTCCTCCCGCTACCCGAGCCCGGCCGAGCTGGACGCCTACGCCGAGAAGGTGGCCAACAGCCCGCTCTCCATCAAGATCTTCCCCAGCAACATCCGCGTGCCCCAGCACAAGCACCTCAGCCGCACCGTCAACGGCTACGACACCAGTGGCCAGCGCTACAGCCCCTACCCGCCGCATACGGCCGGCTACCAGGGCCTGCTCGCCGTCGTCAAGGCCGCCGTCACCTCCTCCGGCGTGGCTGCGCCCCCCGGGCTCACCAAAAGCGTGCTCAAGAGCGCCGAGGGCAAGCGGACCAAGCTGTCGCCGGCCGCCGTGCAGGTGGGCATCGCGCCCTACCCGGCGCCCAGCACTCTGGGGTCCCTGGCCTACCCCAAGCCGCCCGAGGCGCCCGCCCCGCCACCCGGCCTGCCCGCGGCCGCGGCCACCGCCGCCTCCGTCATCCCCCTGCCCGGCCGCGGCCTGCCCCTGCCGCCTTCCAACCTGCCCTCCATCCACAGCATCCTCTACCAGCTCAACCAGCAGTGCCAGGCCCCAGGCGCTGCGCCCGCCGCCTGCCAGGCCGTGGCcgttccccaccccagcccagccaAGCACGGCCCGGTGCCCAGCTTCCCCAGCCTGGCCTACCCGGCCACTGCCGGCCCACCCGACTGCCGGAAGGGCGCCGAGCTGGGCCAGGGAAGCACGCCGGCCTTGACGTTGGCTGGGGCCACCAAGCCCACAGGGTACGCAGACGGAGGCCTGGATTACCTGCTGTGGCCGCAGAAGCCGCCGccgccacccccgccccagccgcTGCGGGCCTACAGCGGCGGCACGGTGGCCAGCAAGTCCCCCGAGGCCTGTGGGGGGCGGGCATACGAGCGGGCCGGCGGGTCGCCCGTCAACTGCGGCGTGGGGCTGCCCACCAGCTTCACCGTGGGCCAGTACTTCGCCGCCCCCTGGAACAGCGTGCTGGTGACCCCCACCAGCGACTGCTACAATCCGGCAGCCGCGGCAGTGGCCGTGACCGAGCTGGGGCCGGGGGCGGCCCGGGAGCTGGCGGGGCCCCCGGCGGAGACCCTCTCAGGCCTGCCCAGCAAGAGCGTGTGCAACACGGCCGTGCTGAGCAGCAGCCTGCAGTCACTGGAGTATCTCATCAACGACATCCGGCCCCCGTGCATCAAGGAGCAGATGCTGGGCAAGGGCTACGAGACGGTGGCTGTGCCCCGGCTGCTCGACCACCAGCACGCCCACATCCGCTTGCCCGTCTACAGATAA
- the FAM222A gene encoding protein FAM222A isoform X1: MLACLQRTQNAPGQHLACPTKSLELRKCETVASSMHSSRYPSPAELDAYAEKVANSPLSIKIFPSNIRVPQHKHLSRTVNGYDTSGQRYSPYPPHTAGYQGLLAVVKAAVTSSGVAAPPGLTKSVLKSAEGKRTKLSPAAVQVGIAPYPAPSTLGSLAYPKPPEAPAPPPGLPAAAATAASVIPLPGRGLPLPPSNLPSIHSILYQLNQQCQAPGAAPAACQAVAVPHPSPAKHGPVPSFPSLAYPATAGPPDCRKGAELGQGSTPALTLAGATKPTGYADGGLDYLLWPQKPPPPPPPQPLRAYSGGTVASKSPEACGGRAYERAGGSPVNCGVGLPTSFTVGQYFAAPWNSVLVTPTSDCYNPAAAAVAVTELGPGAARELAGPPAETLSGLPSKSVCNTAVLSSSLQSLEYLINDIRPPCIKEQMLGKGYETVAVPRLLDHQHAHIRLPVYR; the protein is encoded by the coding sequence GCGAGACGGTGGCCAGCTCCATGCATTCCTCCCGCTACCCGAGCCCGGCCGAGCTGGACGCCTACGCCGAGAAGGTGGCCAACAGCCCGCTCTCCATCAAGATCTTCCCCAGCAACATCCGCGTGCCCCAGCACAAGCACCTCAGCCGCACCGTCAACGGCTACGACACCAGTGGCCAGCGCTACAGCCCCTACCCGCCGCATACGGCCGGCTACCAGGGCCTGCTCGCCGTCGTCAAGGCCGCCGTCACCTCCTCCGGCGTGGCTGCGCCCCCCGGGCTCACCAAAAGCGTGCTCAAGAGCGCCGAGGGCAAGCGGACCAAGCTGTCGCCGGCCGCCGTGCAGGTGGGCATCGCGCCCTACCCGGCGCCCAGCACTCTGGGGTCCCTGGCCTACCCCAAGCCGCCCGAGGCGCCCGCCCCGCCACCCGGCCTGCCCGCGGCCGCGGCCACCGCCGCCTCCGTCATCCCCCTGCCCGGCCGCGGCCTGCCCCTGCCGCCTTCCAACCTGCCCTCCATCCACAGCATCCTCTACCAGCTCAACCAGCAGTGCCAGGCCCCAGGCGCTGCGCCCGCCGCCTGCCAGGCCGTGGCcgttccccaccccagcccagccaAGCACGGCCCGGTGCCCAGCTTCCCCAGCCTGGCCTACCCGGCCACTGCCGGCCCACCCGACTGCCGGAAGGGCGCCGAGCTGGGCCAGGGAAGCACGCCGGCCTTGACGTTGGCTGGGGCCACCAAGCCCACAGGGTACGCAGACGGAGGCCTGGATTACCTGCTGTGGCCGCAGAAGCCGCCGccgccacccccgccccagccgcTGCGGGCCTACAGCGGCGGCACGGTGGCCAGCAAGTCCCCCGAGGCCTGTGGGGGGCGGGCATACGAGCGGGCCGGCGGGTCGCCCGTCAACTGCGGCGTGGGGCTGCCCACCAGCTTCACCGTGGGCCAGTACTTCGCCGCCCCCTGGAACAGCGTGCTGGTGACCCCCACCAGCGACTGCTACAATCCGGCAGCCGCGGCAGTGGCCGTGACCGAGCTGGGGCCGGGGGCGGCCCGGGAGCTGGCGGGGCCCCCGGCGGAGACCCTCTCAGGCCTGCCCAGCAAGAGCGTGTGCAACACGGCCGTGCTGAGCAGCAGCCTGCAGTCACTGGAGTATCTCATCAACGACATCCGGCCCCCGTGCATCAAGGAGCAGATGCTGGGCAAGGGCTACGAGACGGTGGCTGTGCCCCGGCTGCTCGACCACCAGCACGCCCACATCCGCTTGCCCGTCTACAGATAA